One window from the genome of Bufo bufo chromosome 4, aBufBuf1.1, whole genome shotgun sequence encodes:
- the LOC120999179 gene encoding uncharacterized protein LOC120999179: MVYLEPPDYSKQQKMDTSTRLTPLSNKDLNQQEVHQEDITQLAESQNSELSRTDQPAKVQNHQVHDPSTSYIVKAKSMPLSRHVNDPLPSQKKEFRLKDLKSSVVNAPFIWHQHQDREIVPETPHQSTLPQLRQPGLRDTFTKKVAWVTSSQNTKTGPMGSGMNSMRPPVFPMLDSTKTKRIMVQLVPAQKTTKQNLPLLLSCQKRSAKKWDNKKAI; encoded by the coding sequence ATGGTTTATTTGGAGCCTCCGGATTACTCAAAGCAGCAGAAAATGGATACAAGCACAAGATTAACTCCTCTAAGCAATAAAGATTTGAATCAGCAAGAGGTCCATCAAGAAGATATCACACAATTGGCTGAAAGCCAGAATTCTGAACTAAGTAGAACAGATCAGCCTGCCAAAGTCCAAAATCACCAGGTGCATGATCCCTCTACTTCTTATATCGTGAAGGCAAAGTCTATGCCTCTAAGCAGACATGTTAATGATCCTCTTCCTTCCCAAAAGAAAGAATTTAGACTCAAAGACCTAAAATCATCTGTTGTTAATGCTCCATTTATTTGGCATCAACATCAAGACAGAGAAATAGTACCTGAAACACCACATCAGTCCACTCTACCTCAGCTCAGGCAACCTGGACTGAGAGACACATTTACAAAAAAAGTTGCCTGGGTTACATCTTCACAAAATACAAAAACTGGTCCTATGGGAAGTGGCATGAATTCCATGAGACCACCTGTTTTTCCAATGTTGGATTCAACCAAGACTAAAAGGATCATGGTTCAATTGGTTCCAGCTCAGAAAACTACAAAACAGAACCTCCCTTTGTTATTGTCATGTCAAAAAAGGTCAGCAAAAAAGTGGGACAATAAAAAAGCTATATAG